From Cannabis sativa cultivar Pink pepper isolate KNU-18-1 chromosome 8, ASM2916894v1, whole genome shotgun sequence, a single genomic window includes:
- the LOC115699811 gene encoding uncharacterized mitochondrial protein AtMg00860-like encodes MVLQRLQEHKLYAKFKKCEFLLSQVSFLGHIVSKDGIMVDPGKIESVRDLPRPKKVIKEKFVVYYDASRKGLGCVLMQAYRVFAYASCQLNEYEQQY; translated from the exons ATGGTTTTACAACGACTACAAGAACACAAGCTCTATGCtaagtttaagaaatgtgaattcttgTTATCCCAAGTGTCATTCTTAGGGCATATTGTCAGTAAGGATGGGATCATGGTTGATCCAGGAAAGATTGAATCTGTTAGGGATTTGCCAAGACCAAAGAAAGTTATTAAA GAAAAGTTTGTAGTTTACTATGATGCATCCAGAAAAGGTTTGGGGTGTGTTCTAATGCAAGCTTACAGGGTTTTTGCTTATGCCTCTTGTCAACTGAACGAGTATGAGCAGCAATACtag